The Camelina sativa cultivar DH55 chromosome 14, Cs, whole genome shotgun sequence genome includes a window with the following:
- the LOC104739876 gene encoding acid beta-fructofuranosidase 4, vacuolar-like — translation MASSDALLPISAREEEPSCPYTKLPDGSRSDPETHPRRRRPYKGLLAVSFGLLLIAFYVALIATQDGSRSNEAANAIDETEKTTSSSRARLAGVSEKSNDGLWKLSGGRNTPAFEWNNSMLSWQRTAFHFQPEENWMNDPNGPLFYKGWYHFFYQYNPNAAVWGDIVWGHAVSRDLIHWVHLPLAMVADQWYDSNGVWTGSATILPDGSIVMLYTGSTDKAVQVQNLAYPEDLNDPLLLKWVKFPGNPVLVPPPGILPKDFRDPTTAWKTPEGKWRITIGSKINKTGISLVYDTTDFKTYEKLDTLLHGVPNTGMWECVDFYPVSKTARKGLDTSVNGPDVKHIVKASMDDTRFDHYAVGTYFESNGTWIPDDPTIDVGMSSSLRYDYGKFYASKTFYDQNKGRRILWSWIGESDSEAADVQKGWSSLQGIPRTVALDTKTGKNLVQSPVEEIKSLRLSSKKFDLELSPGSVVPVDVGTATQLDIEAEFEIKKESLDKFFGDASVVAEAEEFSCEKNGAGSTVRNALGPFGFSVLATESLSEQTPVYFYIAKGKDSKLKTFFCTDTSRSSVANDVIKPIYGSVVPVLKGEKLTMRILVDHSIVEAFGQGGRTCITSRVYPTTAIYGAAKLFLFNNALDATVTASFKVWQMNSAFIHPYSEEAVRALTRT, via the exons atggcgagcTCAGATGCTCTCTTGCCAATCTCCGCCAGAGAAGAAGAGCCATCATGTCCGTACACCAAATTACCGGACGGGTCAAGATCCGACCCGGAAACACATCCCCGGAGAAGAAGACCATATAAAGGTCTCCTCGCCGTCTCATTCGGGCTTTTGCTCATAGCCTTCTACGTCGCTCTTATCGCCACACAAGACGGATCTAGATCCAACGAAGCTGCGAATGCGATCGACGAAACAGAGAAGACAACGTCGTCGTCACGTGCACGTCTTGCTGGTGTGTCGGAGAAAAGCAATGATGGGTTGTGGAAACTTTCCGGTGGTCGGAACACGCCGGCGTTCGAATGGAACAACAGTATGTTGTCGTGGCAACGAACGGCGTTTCATTTCCAGCCTGAGGAGAACTGGATGAACG ATCCTAATG GTCCATTGTTCTACAAGGGATGGTACCATTTCTTCTACCAATACAACCCAAACGCAGCCGTATGGGGTGATATTGTTTGGGGTCACGCCGTGTCTAGGGACCTAATCCATTGGGTCCATTTGCCCTTAGCTATGGTTGCTGATCAATGGTACGACTCCAATGGTGTGTGGACCGGCTCAGCCACAATCCTCCCCGATGGCTCTATAGTCATGCTCTACACCGGTTCCACCGACAAAGCCGTGCAG GTGCAAAACCTTGCCTACCCTGAGGACCTCAACGACCCACTTTTGTTGAAATGGGTCAAGTTCCCTGGAAATCCGGTTCTAGTACCTCCTCCCGGTATCCTCCCCAAGGACTTCCGTGACCCAACGACTGCGTGGAAAACACCCGAAGGAAAATGGCGGATCACCATTGGTTCCAAGATCAACAAGACCGGAATTTCACTTGTGTACGACACTACCGATTTTAAAACATACGAGAAACTTGACACATTGTTGCACGGAGTTCCCAACACAGGGATGTGGGAGTGCGTTGACTTTTACCCGGTATCTAAGACCGCGAGGAAAGGGCTTGACACATCGGTCAACGGACCCGATGTGAAGCACATCGTGAAGGCTAGCATGGACGACACCAGGTTCGACCATTATGCCGTAGGCACGTATTTCGAATCTAACGGAACATGGATCCCGGATGATCCTACTATCGATGTCGGGATGAGTTCCAGTTTAAGATATGATTACGGAAAATTCTATGCTTCAAAGACGTTTTACGACCAGAACAAAGGTAGAAGAATCTTGTGGAGTTGGATTGGTGAATCTGATAGTGAGGCTGCAGATGTACAAAAGGGTTGGTCTTCTCTTCAG GGTATTCCAAGAACCGTTGCCCTCGACACAAAGACAGGGAAGAACTTGGTTCAATCGCCAGTGGAAGAAATCAAATCTCTTAGACTAAGCAGCAAGAAATTCGATCTCGAACTCAGTCCCGGGTCTGTGGTACCTGTTGATGTAGGTACCGCGACTCAACTCGACATCGAAGCAGAATTCGAAATCAAGAAAGAGTCTCTCGACAAATTCTTCGGAGACGCTTCAGTGGTGGCTGAGGCTGAGGAATTCAGCTGCGAGAAAAACGGAGCTGGCTCCACCGTCCGTAATGCGTTAGGGCCATTCGGATTCTCTGTTCTCGCCACTGAGAGCTTGTCCGAGCAAACACCAGTTTACTTCTACATAGCTAAGggaaaagattcaaaactcaaaactttctTCTGCACAGACACCTCAAG GTCATCTGTTGCAAACGATGTCATCAAGCCAATATACGGTAGCGTCGTACCAGTCCTAAAAGGAGAGAAACTAACCATGAGAATTttg GTTGATCATTCAATAGTGGAAGCATTCGGACAAGGTGGAAGAACATGTATAACGTCAAGAGTATATCCAACAACAGCAATCTATGGAGCAGCGAAGCTCTTCTTGTTCAACAACGCTCTTGATGCAACTGTTACTGCCTCGTTTAAAGTCTGGCAAATGAACAGTGCTTTTATTCATCCTTACTCTGAGGAAGCTGTCCGTGCTCTCACCCGCAcctga
- the LOC104739878 gene encoding thylakoid lumenal protein TL20.3, chloroplastic-like isoform X1, whose protein sequence is MLVQTQKSEIHQTRLGCCSSAEESNTWKRILSAAMAAAVIASSSGLPAMAELNKFEADTRGEFGIGSAAQYSSADLSKTVHSNENFRRANFTSADMRESDFSGSTFNGAYLEKAVAYKANFSGADLSDTLMDRMVLNEANLTNAVLVRSVLTRSDLGGAKIEGADFSDAVIDLLQKQALCKYANGTNPLTGVDTRKSLGCGNSRRNAYGSPSSPLLSAPPQRLLGRDGFCDEKTGLCDAK, encoded by the exons ATGCTCGTTCAAACTCAGAAATCAGAGATTCATCAAACACGACTAG GTTGTTGTTCCAGCGCAGAAGAATCAAACACGTGGAAGAGGATCTTATCTGCAGCAATGGCGGCTGCGGTTATCGCCTCAAGCTCTGGCCTGCCGGCTATGGCAGAGCTTAACAAGTTCGAGGCCGATACACGTGGCGAGTTCGGGATTGGTTCGGCTGCTCAGTACAGTTCTGCTGATCTCAG CAAAACAGTTCACTCCAATGAAAATTTCAG AAGAGCCAACTTCACTTCTGCAGACATGAGAGAGTCTGATTTCAGTGGTTCGACCTTCAATGGTGCTTATCTTGAGAAAGCAGTTGCATACAAAGCAAACTTCTCAG GTGCTGATTTGAGTGATACATTGATGGACCGCATG GTGCTAAATGAAGCCAATCTGACAAATGCTGTGCTGGTCCGATCGGTGCTAACCAGGAGCGACCTTGGTGGTGCCAAAATCGAAGGTGCGGATTTTAGTGACGCTGTGATTGATCTTCTTCAGAAACAG GCTCTGTGTAAATACGCAAACGGGACAAACCCATTGACCGGAGTGGACACGAGGAAGAGTCTTGGCTGCGGGAATAGCCGGAGGAATGCATATGGCTcgccttcttctcctcttctcagTGCACCACCTCAACGTCTGCTCGGCCGTGATGGATTCTGCGATGAAAAGACCGGACTCTGTGATGCCAAGTAG
- the LOC104739878 gene encoding thylakoid lumenal protein TL20.3, chloroplastic-like isoform X2, giving the protein MAFSSLSPLPMKSLDISRSSSSVSRSPYHFQRYPLRRLQLNARSNSEIRDSSNTTREGCCSSAEESNTWKRILSAAMAAAVIASSSGLPAMAELNKFEADTRGEFGIGSAAQYSSADLSKTVHSNENFRRANFTSADMRESDFSGSTFNGAYLEKAVAYKANFSGADLSDTLMDRMVLNEANLTNAVLVRSVLTRSDLGGAKIEGADFSDAVIDLLQKQALCKYANGTNPLTGVDTRKSLGCGNSRRNAYGSPSSPLLSAPPQRLLGRDGFCDEKTGLCDAK; this is encoded by the exons ATGGCTTTCTCTTCACTCTCTCCTCTACCTATGAAGTCACTTGACATTTCAAGATCCTCGTCTTCTGTCTCAAGATCTCCTTACCATTTTCAGAGATACCCATTGAGACGTCTACAGCTAAATGCTCGTTCAAACTCAGAAATCAGAGATTCATCAAACACGACTAG GGAAGGTTGTTGTTCCAGCGCAGAAGAATCAAACACGTGGAAGAGGATCTTATCTGCAGCAATGGCGGCTGCGGTTATCGCCTCAAGCTCTGGCCTGCCGGCTATGGCAGAGCTTAACAAGTTCGAGGCCGATACACGTGGCGAGTTCGGGATTGGTTCGGCTGCTCAGTACAGTTCTGCTGATCTCAG CAAAACAGTTCACTCCAATGAAAATTTCAG AAGAGCCAACTTCACTTCTGCAGACATGAGAGAGTCTGATTTCAGTGGTTCGACCTTCAATGGTGCTTATCTTGAGAAAGCAGTTGCATACAAAGCAAACTTCTCAG GTGCTGATTTGAGTGATACATTGATGGACCGCATG GTGCTAAATGAAGCCAATCTGACAAATGCTGTGCTGGTCCGATCGGTGCTAACCAGGAGCGACCTTGGTGGTGCCAAAATCGAAGGTGCGGATTTTAGTGACGCTGTGATTGATCTTCTTCAGAAACAG GCTCTGTGTAAATACGCAAACGGGACAAACCCATTGACCGGAGTGGACACGAGGAAGAGTCTTGGCTGCGGGAATAGCCGGAGGAATGCATATGGCTcgccttcttctcctcttctcagTGCACCACCTCAACGTCTGCTCGGCCGTGATGGATTCTGCGATGAAAAGACCGGACTCTGTGATGCCAAGTAG
- the LOC104739877 gene encoding uncharacterized protein LOC104739877 has product MCSLQYFSSRAISFRTQKYVNRPHVHRLSLVGTRNYPQALRATTSIDEIPPNAVRKKDQNWRGGFSLGVDLGLSRTGIAISKGYSVKPLTVLKSRGQKLETRLLEIAEEEEVDEFIIGLPRSSDGKETIQSNKIRSVAGRLAVQAAERGWRVYVFDEHGTTSEASDRMIVMGLGKSERQSRSDAYAAVILLERYFSTQGLGAEIILPKSLELQEKIKNGASVDPDFNPDKLEEYYTF; this is encoded by the exons ATGTGTTCTCTTCAGTATTTCTCCTCTAGAGCAATATCATTCAGAACCCAAAAGTACGTAAATCGCCCTCACGTTCATCGATTATCTCTCGTTGGAACCCGTAATTATCCTCAAGCGTTGAGGGCAACGACGTCAATTGACGAAATCCCTCCTAATGCCGTTCGGAAAAAAGACCAGAACTGGAGAGGTGGGTTCAGTCTCGGCGTAGATTTAGGTTTATCTCGAACCGGGATCGCTATTAGTAAAGGCTACTCCGTTAAACCTCTCACG gtTTTGAAGTCGAGAGGGCAAAAGCTCGAGACTAGGTTATTGGAAAtagcagaagaagaggaggttGATGAATTCATAATTGGGTTGCCGAGATCTTCTGATGGGAAAGAAACGATACAGTCTAACAAAATCCGTTCTGTTGCTGGACGTCTTGCTGTTCAAGCCGCTGAGAG GGGTTGGAGAGTTTATGTATTTGATGAACATGGGACAACATCAGAAGCTTCAGACCGAATGATTGTAAT GGGACTCGGCAAGAGTGAGAGACAGAGCAGATCAGATGCATACGCTGCTGTG ATATTGTTGGAGAGGTATTTCTCTACGCAAGGTCTAGGAGCTGAGATTATACTTCCCAAGAGTTTAGAGCTTCAAGAGAAGATCAAGAACGGTGCATCTGTAGACCCTGACTTTAATCCGGACAAGCTCGAAGAGTATTACACATTCTAA